The stretch of DNA AGCTGACAGACAGGAGAACTGCCgtctcaggaacttcatgagatagacaaaggacaaaggccaggtcctgcgcctgggatagactgacagcctgcagtggcaggggaagggggctgcctggctggggagcagctctgcagaaaaggccctggtggtgctggggaacagaaggcaaaacaaaacccagtagtgtgagctggtggcaaaggcggccagcagtgtcctggagtgtgtaaagaggagccttgccaagacagtgttttaggctctaaacagaattgaaagaaagcctctgactTGAGTTCtatcaacttaattgctaaaagagagggaggtggagggatctcaacatttccaggttcctgctgaagatttaaggcctccgagaaaggagctgaagagaacacttgtgaactagcatagcctttagatcatttcacatgtgagggctctgctcccccatctcaaacattggcacccagaaacctcacctgcttttccctcctctcctcccaaaacctgaacaagtgatgggaggaaaggcagcagaaaggccctaggcctctgtgaatcaggTGGGGTCTGGCATCTGGAGGgtgatggtgtcatttcattggacaccccataaagactcaagctggggagtgcctctgcaagtccgaatcaacaaggtccatggccaggcaaggctgtgtctctggctgtgtctggagacctgaacacctacagcttagatgaagctggggctgaacctcaggcctgggcttcagtggtctcctgggcccatgggcagagatgcaggtggaggccccaggtggtgctgctcagggccatgaaggtcttatggatgctctcagggccctgacactgccatattggaccccacctgccactgccctcactaGCACAAATTCTCattccctgatgtgcagggtctgctctctgctactctccttcccaTGTCCCTGGGCATCTGGGAGACCATGATTTCATggtcacttcagccaaggctgacactggtcttcacatccctgaccagctcttcctcctttggcagtaccaggtccaggtgagcAGCAGACTGGGTGGCCCATTTAGAAGCTGACCCACATACAAGCCACCATCTAACCTGTTACGTGTCCCATAGAGACCCTCCAtatatctgagctgccctgacaccacacaaggcagcccccactcctcatcttccccgtTGGTCTCTCCTAAACAAGTTGTatctccacccaccacaaaagccgtgggagctgtccttccccacctcagctcttattccactgaagtcatagctctgtgatggcacccggggctcctgctctctgtggcccaggctgtgggctttggtgcccatttgggctgcagcccctccgatggggcaccagggccaagggcagacttgtcctatgcaaacctggtccccagagatgggaccccgtgtgtggaaaggctttgcttcccagcagaggcatgctggagtgggtggcaggtggcaacagaatgatggatgaggttgccaccctgagagcaaaagctgcagtgcccaaggccagagagaaagaggcctGGGCTGTGCAGCCCTGACAGGAGAGTGGTTTGCTGTCCCAAGTGACTTTGCAGCACTGTGGGGCCTCtgccagaggtggagctgatctccacgaaggacaaggtgctgctgagaatgtccctgggggaggacagcctgtgatccagccacactctggacatcatgctgggggccaaccagctagacagcagctctgcagagaaggaccttggggtcccagaggataagcagctgagcaggagccagcagtgcacccccgcagcaaaggccaacagcctcctgggctgcattaggaaaagcattgctggcagaTGGATGGAGGTGACgctttccctctcctcagcactggtgaggccccatctgcagtgctgtgtccagtgctgggctgcccactGGAAGAAAGTTGAtgacctactaaagcaagtccagcaaagggccacaaagctggtttaagggactggagcatctttcacaggaggaagggctgggagatgtgggcctgttcagtctggagaagaaaagctttggaGGGATCTTATTAATATATACAAAATTCCACCTGAacccaagaaaatatttttgactgtgagggtggtcaatcactggaacaggttgccctgagaggttgtggagtctccatccatggagatattccaaacccACCTAGACAAAgtgctgagcaacctgctctagctgaccctgcctcagctggggagttgaactagatgatctccagaggtcccttccaatcacAACGTTTCCATGACTCTGtgagtataaaggagaaaagacagacagaaagaaatgaacaacacataGCCTTGACGCAAATATGGTGGGGTACATGGAGAagacccaagctggagcaggggagaaatgtgaggaggaaggagatgaagaaatattctttactgactgttaacCCCATCTTCACCATCCCCCTGCACCTCTTGGTGTGTGGGTGGGTAGATGAATTGGGAACAGTGGAGTAATTTGAACCTGGGAAAAAGTGTGAGAAGAATggtctttaatatttttgtcattgtttctcaCAATCCAAATCTTTTTTAATGGCACTAAATTATATTGATCCTTGGCAAGTCAACACatttttgcccgtgacagtaattgatAACTGATCTCCTTCACTTTATCTTCATCCATGAgatttctggtttatttgctcCCTTTGACCACCTGAGTCTGGGGAgtgaatgagcagctgggtgggtgtctggctgctggccaagacTAACCCACCACAGGACCGTATCTGGActgctgtgtccagtttgggggtccccagcacaagaaagaccctgacagactggagcgagtcctgcagaggccagaaggatggttggggcctggagcacattttggccaaagagaggctgagagagatgggattttttgagaaatccctcagagccaaccactggggcaaggacccaggccagttggtgggatctcaatcaatggagattttcaatgtttgttgagacaaggccatgagcacctgatcgagctggggctgtctgagaaggggcttggctgagagaccagctgtgaCAATAGCTCCgggacttgtgtgtaagaagtgtcagtaggaaactggttcccttttTGTTAATAATGGCAGTGGAGTTGGGTATCAGTGAGCCCCGGAGGAGGACGGAggtgaccatgcagcaaaggtccctcctaAGGGCTGGGATGTAcaaccagagatggaaatggccaGTGTGTGCGACTGgtctgggatggttttcccaggacagcttccccgGGGTGTCCAGGGAccatggcacagactgggcctctctcttgtgcacctttggtgccttgcttccttcaccatgacgcctgactctgcactgtgagcaccctgctgtgtgcccccaccctgcacactcacacagctgagctctacactgctgctttcctctcccgggcacttcccagcccagcccagcccctccccagctctccccaccacccctgccctctccccagcccagcccagcagagcagcccagcctgggctggtcccacggcagtgcccaccgcagggtgctgcagagctctgggcactcaccccacggccccagcccctctgaggggcacagcagctgctggggggcagacagggagctcagcctccccatcagccccagggatggtgctggccccaaggccacgaggaaatggaggctactcactcgctgcctctcctgaattcatattgcaggtgatgcccagccctgactgaatttgccccctcctctgctcccaccagccccactccccacgacagcacgacagtcctggccctgggcctcctccggcacctcctgcatctctccagtctcccctccctctgcctgctgggtacccactcactcccatggcattGCAGAATCCTTGTCCATGGATACatcgatttggtgctttacttttgggggacttcaccttggagggtgtttcaccttctgagtctccattcattgcaaccccagggcacgctgtgagtccccatcctctcctctcctcaacCCTCCAAATTCACTTCCAGAGACTCTGGTGTGTGCCATCaatcttgtcatccatgaagaaacgtgagaagataatgggagctcatggaccatctccgctgccattggacaccaagaagacagctcttaaatccagaccattttGGGCAGTGGAAGCCAGTGGTACCAAGAGTTTAATAccaaaacattgagaacacagggagaacagattttttaaaagaccaattccttggacatttATTTGGTAGCAACTTTGAAGGAAGAGCCCAGCCGTCAGGCACTGCATCTGGGAGACCCCGtgttattgaagagctgctattgggcaTGCCACATcggacacagtgttgggcaagagtcagacACAACAGGATGAAGCCTCAAGACAAGTAGTATAAACCAAGAAAATTCTATATAACAGGATTATcacagacacaaaagcagagtcatggcctaagataaactctggggaatgtgcagagcaGGGGAGGAAGGTTGTTGTTGGTGAAACAGCGTCCATTGGACCAGtttccttgagctcctggttcctcatgctgtagatgaggaggttcactgctggaggcaccactgagtacagaaatgataccaccaggtttagaactggggaggagatggaggggggcttcaggtaggcaaacatgccagtgctgacaaagagggagaccacggccaggtgagggaggcacgtggaaaaggctttgtgccgtccctgctcagaggggatcctcagcacggccctgaagatctccacgtaggacaccacaatgaaaacaaaacacccgaAGACTAAACAGGCAGtaaccacgagaagcccaacctccctaaGGTAGGATTGTGAGcaagagagcttgaggatctgggggatttcacagaagaactggtccacagcactgccatggcagaggggtagtgacaatgtattggccgtgtgcaggagagcatagagaaacccactggcccaggaaGCTGCTGCCACGTGGACACAAGctgtgctgcccaggagggtcctgtagtgcaggggttggcagatggcaacgtagcggtcgtaggacatgacagtgaggagaaaatactctgctgaaatgaaaaacagaaagagctgtgcagcacatcctgcgtaggagatgtccctggtggcccagagggaattggctgtggctttggggagagtagtggagatggagcccaggtcgaggtgggagaggttgaggaggaagaagtacatgggggtgtgcaggcggtggtcgcaggctatggcagtgatgatgaggtcgttggccaggagggcagcaggtagatgcccaggaagagccagaagtgcaagagctgcagctcccacgtGTCCGCAAATGCCAGGAgaaggaactgggtgatggagctgctgttggacatttggtccctctgggcatggggactgTCCAAAGAGGAAATGGAAGTGACAAGTTAGGGAAGATTCCTCTGAGTAAAGCCTATTCCAGTTCTCATGGAAACCCACCAAACATCCTCCCCTGCTCACAAGAACTTTGTGCAGCTCCTTTGCTTGAGCcctggtttgtgctggctgagaCCGCCACTGGGAGCAggggctctgctgggggctctggaggAGGCAGTCCTGCCCTGCACCAAGAGGTAATAGGAACACGGgctgatctcagattaaatccactcctgatatcaaagagcttttcTGAAGATCTGCTCTGTCCCTCAACCCtgctctcagctgccctgtgcttgAACCAATCTGACTTGGAGGATGATCACACACAgatgttccccccaaaagaaccTGGGCattgctgagagcagaggaatcCAGTTCCCAAGTGCAATCTCCAACCCTCACCCTGTCTCattgtacctgaggaggatctcagctctgctcccagccagggACGCTGAGGGCTCATTGCTGCTGCCTGTGCACAGCCGCCCAGCAGCATCTCCATGGCCTTAgtaccgaggtgtcttctccatgagGCTccttgataacacagtgatgccACGGGAGAGCTGTGCCCTTGCTCAAGGGCAGCCTGCCCCCCAGCAGGACTCgaggggaaagaagagaatgTCCTAAGGATGGGGTGTCCTGAGGGGAGAGTTTTCTCCTTTGGATCCCTGGGAGCCTGGGCTGTAGGAGGGGATTGGGACACTTTACTCCCATGGACAAATCTGCATTGCAAGACCCCTAGCGTTGGTCTCTGAAGGGCATCGGAATCCTACCCCCGCCCCCATCGCAGTCCAGTGATAAGAAAAAGAGGAGCCGAGGCAGGAGGGGGAAATGGACAAATGCCACAGTGCTGCTGCCGATGGAGGCAGCAGGTAGGGTATTTGAGAAGTTCTCCTCTTCAGGGGTGAGGCCATGAGAAGGTGACTGAGTCCCCATGGCCGTAAGTGCAGAGGCTCTGCTGGATGGGAAAAAAGAGCACGGTTTTTCTCTGGGGAAGGCTTGcacactgcaggggatggcagggaggtgccagaATCCCCCCTCCcgtggcctttctgggagcagctccctctccctccctgcccaggtctctgctacCTGGAGCTCTCcatgctgggagctgtttctCTGTCCCCGTCTCCTCCCTGTCAGTGCTGCCAGACCCCGTCCCACccactgtgtgctcagctctgccctgcagacccctcctggcagccgggcacggcccaggggcatctctgtgtgtgcaggggctaaagAGCAGCTCAGAAAGGTGCTAATGAGACGTGGGGTCTCAGTGCCTTCTCcggaagagagaaataaattgtagtctcccactgcccacccagcacTACcaagccctgggcacccctggttGCACACCCGGCTTCACACCCCTGCAGCCGTCCCTGGGAGAAgacagccctcatgccctgtccctctgatggTGCGGCaaggaagccctgctctggagcacctcctcctcctctacattagAGAAACTGAGTGAGTCCTCCTGACAGAGCCCATCAACTGTCAGATGTACGAGTTTTaggagatccctccaggaactgaagctgcattgccctgcacccagagacttaccacgAAAAGGGCTGTGAAGATTTCTCCCGCAGTGAGCTCTTAGCATCCTCTCACTCCCCACTGCCTTTAACCTCTCTCAGCCTCACTCCTCTcctctcggtgcctgcaggcagtgcccccagccctgctcctgggcagagctgcctctctgcagcgctgcccgcttgccatgagctccctccatcccaggagcccagcccagctcagcagcagaggaccagcccaaggcaccacttgctctgccctctcggggctccctccacgtgtccctagacctccagggaacctgctgggaacagcctgaagccatcactgatggtccctccctcagctgcggagagacactcctttccagcaggggcatttctcccatctgaagaagagtcagctccaagaatcaccttttcattgtcccacctgtagacaggacacccagacagggacaggaatgatctcatttagcactgcccagggaagggattcagcccccattccatgcttgtggccctggggctagaagtgggctcagctgccccccacgcacagcacaagcccacaggaggtgggattcctctggcctcagctcaggtgtgcacacagcagacacctgcatgtcagctccttctctcagctcccatgctaattaatggagatggaggccagggctgacgtggtcacatgcaaagacctggtgacatctggagtgccagaggtggtccaagatacatggagctagctgcaagctctagtggagcaatgctgagagacagggcagcatctgggggcatcttcttggaggctggaggtgaatctctttggccagtggaaatgacagcagatgcccacatttaggatgatggaatctgtctctcttctttatgttctgggcagcctacgcagggattcatctgatggagtcatgtaccataGGGAGAGCtaagttcctctctgtcttttccatccgccaggttgactagatctccattgactctaatggcggtggtgtcctgaacattctcgcgttgcccaatcaacttcagggcagttattccatttaaggccagttacaggcctgtaatggtaggtgaggtgccaaggctctcacacacagctacatgcagttggcagggacagcgatggtcctacacaggaaagccatccccatgcagagcgagggtgtgacagacacccagacagcattgcgacagatccagtgcctttgtgccagaaactgattgccatccctgcagcgtggcaaggaccgtcccttctctctccagtagaggtagggcactccatgaataggaagcccatcacaccagggtcaccacgcgtgtgcctacaccttcagacttctggtttttctctccaccaaccttcactcACCCCCTGGATCACACACACAGTCAAGGAagagaccaacagttgtcacagtggccTGTCAgtagcaccttgtcattcctggagatcagcttcacctccaccaaaggccctc from Calonectris borealis unplaced genomic scaffold, bCalBor7.hap1.2 HAP1_SCAFFOLD_45, whole genome shotgun sequence encodes:
- the LOC142076387 gene encoding olfactory receptor 14J1-like; the protein is MSYDRYVAICQPLHYRTLLGSTACVHVAAASWASGFLYALLHTANTLSLPLCHGSAVDQFFCEIPQILKLSCSQSYLREVGLLVVTACLVFGCFVFIVVSYVEIFRAVLRIPSEQGRHKAFSTCLPHLAVVSLFVSTGMFAYLKPPSISSPVLNLVVSFLYSVVPPAVNLLIYSMRNQELKETGPMDAHHSCLPTEAPLHLLPIPAPGYSMVPLAVNALMYSMRNLQLKDFTSKVSQAFVPQGRTLENSQQRIGIKSGAP